The Vibrio coralliirubri DNA window CGACGAGGAGAAATTAAACCTCAACCTAAAAAACGTTGAGTACAACCTAAACACTTGGGCATTAACACTAACGCCTGTTGAGCTCACTCAGAATGTCACTTTATATTTGGCAGAGGCTACGCCGCACAATGAGTTGCTCTCTGATCTTATCTCGATGCGTGACAAGCAAGTCGCCGTCGCGATTGGGATGTTGTTCATCTGCTTCGCTATCGTATGGTTTGTTGCTAATAGACTGTCTCAGCCACTCAATACGCTGATGCAACTCACCGACAACATCGCACGATTTGACTTCAGGCGAACTCATTATCCCAAAAGCATGATTCAAGAAGTGGCTAACCTCGCCCACTCAATTGAGCTGATGGAACACACACTTCATGATCTTATTACGCTACTTCGAGACACGGCCGGTAATCAGGAGTTTTCGATATTAGCCAAAAATATTGCTCATCAAAGCTATTTAATTACCAAAGCAGAAACCATCGTCCTCTTCACTCAATCAAAAGAGAAAGATGTGTTTGATACGGCCGCGAACCTCGCCATTTTGCCCTTTAAGGCCGACATCAATGACTTCATCAAACACACCCCTTGGTTGCTGTGCCAGCTTAAATCTGGAGAAACCATCCACTTAAACCGAGAAGACAATGTTCTCAACTATTACCAAGATTCGATCTTCAATTCAGATCTGTACCTGTTTCCACTATTAAACCGTGAGAAGTTGTTGGTGGGTATCGTCGCAATTGGCTATGAAAGACCGATTACCAAGATGCAGGCAGACAAGCACGCCTTCTTACGAGAACTGCTCAGTTTTGCGGAAATAGCCAAAGACAACATCGACCAAATGCAGCAACAGAAAGACATGCTTAATGCCTTTATCGAGTTGATTGCATCAGCGATTGATACAAAATCACCTTACACGGGCGGGCACTGCCAACGCGTGCCTGAACTGACCAAATGGCTGACTCAAGCAACCATTGATGATGACCGTTATTACCCGCAATTCTCATTGGATAGTAAACAGTGGGAAGAGTTAATGCTCGCCGCTTGGCTTCATGACTGCGGCAAGGTAACCACACCCGAGTATGTCGTAGACAAGGCAACAAAACTTGAAACCATTTACGACCGAATCCACGAAGTGCGAATGCGTTTCGAACTGTTAAAACAACAGGCTGAAACCGACTACTGGAAAGCTATAGCGAACGGAGCGCTTCAAGAGGATCAGCTTAAGATCCTCGAACAAAGCTTGTCAGAATTGGATGAAGAATTTGCCTTTGTTGCTGAATGTAACCTTGGTGGAGAGTCGATGACGGACGAACAACTAGAACGCTTAGACCGAATAGCCAAGCGCCAATGGAAACGAACACTCGACGATCAGCTAGGGTTATCTTGGTCTGAAAAAGAGAGATTCAATGCACAACAAGACACGACAGAGAAGAGTGAAGCTGAGCCAGCAAGAAAAGACCAAATACTACCGGTGATGGAACCGCTACTTTCTGATAAACCCGAACATAAAATACCGTGGGATAATGGCTTTAGCCCTGCTGATGTATGGCAAGAAGCGTTTGTGCTTAAGCCAGGAGAGGTCAAATACAACCAAGGTGAACTGCACAACTTGAAAGTTCGTCGTGGCACGTTAAACGATGAAGAACGTTTCATGATCAACGATCATATTATTCAAACCTTCACCATGCTTAACAAGCTGCCTTATCCGTCTTACCTCCAGAATATTCCGGATATCGCCAGCGGACACCACGAGCGTATCGACGGCAAGGGCTACCCAAGAGGCTTAAGCGAAGACCAATTACCTCTACCGTCCAGAGCGATGGCCATTGCTGATGTCTTTGAAGCGCTCACCTCTAGTGATCGCCCGTATAAGAAAGGCAAACTCCTAAGCGAATCACTCAACATCATGACCGACATGGCCACCAGCGGTCATATCGATCCCAAGCTGTATTTGCTGTTCTTAGAAAACAAAATCTACGACAAATACGCTGAGCGATTCCTAGAGACTAAACAGCGTTGCGAGATTGAACCAAACGAACACATCGACCGAGTCAAAGAGTACATACGCTCATTGTTTTAAGCTAACCATTCAGACTAAAGACCATAAGCTTCATAACCTTCATAACCTTCATAAGCTTCATAAGCTCAATGGTTAGCTTTTAGCTGCCGAGTCCAATACCGCAACGTCCACTACAGTCGCTACAGCCACTGTGACTCGCGGCGTTTGCTTGGCTTTTGCTTTGCTGTGTCTCTTCGCTAATAGCGTGTTGGTAATGCTCGCCACAACAATCAGGTTAATGCCAATTATCTGCTGAGTAGAAAACACATCATCAAAGAACAACCCCTGCCATAAAGCGCTAAACAGCATGTTAGTAAAAATCAGTGGTGCCAACTGGGAACCGCTGTCTGCAAGCTTATAAGCCTTGGAGCGGAAAATTTGAGTATTGATGGTAAACAGTGCGAGTCCAAATGCACCAAGTCCAATCCAACGCAAGTCATCAAACGACAGCAAAGTCGTTAAAGCTCCATACACACTATCCCCCTTAAATACATCTGGTACAGCAGAAACAGAAGTCAACACGAGCATAGGTATAACAAGTATTGCTGCGACTAAAAAGGTCCATGCGTTAAGCTCTGCTGGTGTCAGGCTAGTTTTAGATGCTCGGTACAGACTCACTTGCGAGCCAGAATTAAACACACCCGCTAGAAGCCCGAGCAATAGCGCAGGTCTAAAAAACTCCGAACCAAACTCAAACTGCGACCAATCCCCTGCCATCATCACTACGCCGAAAAATGTAATTGCTAAACATGCGATAGTCGTTGTATGAATCTTAGTTCCGAATATTAATTTTTCTAACAATGGAATAAACAGCGGACCCGTACTGAATAACACCACACCTTCAACCAGCGTTAAGGTTTGTAGTGAAGTAAGGAAACACCACTGACACGCCACCATAAAGATCGCTCTCATCACTAAAGGTTTCCACATATCGAGTGAAGGTTTCGTTATTTTGTAAAACATCAAGAATAAGAATAAGAACAGACTGGGTAACAAAAAACGCACAAAACTGAGTAACGAGACTGGCATCACTTCAGATAGATACTTGGCCATCAAGCCACTCAAAGACAAACTGAACGTCGACAACAACATGAAAGTCGTCGCCTTGGTAATATCAGACATAATTATCACCTCCTATGACACCTATTTTAGAAGCGTGACGTGATGAAAAATAGCGAGTAATATTAACCATAACTGTAAGGAAAACTTACCAATGAAGAAACTCGTTCCGCTTAAATCCGTTTATGCTTTCATTGCTGTTGCTGAAACCGGCAGCATGACCGACGCTGCTCGAGTGTTGTATGTCAGTCATTCGGCAGTAAGCCAAGCCATCAAATCACTAGAGCAACTGGTTAATAAACCGCTATTTCAGCGAGTAGGTCGTCGTGTTGTTCTTAATGCCGCCGGTAAGCGATATTATCGAAAGGTCGCGCCTGCACTTGAGCAAGTGATAGAAGCCACCGAAGAGCTTGCCAGAACGCCTAACGATCACCGCATTACCCTCAACATGGTCAACTCGCTCGCAATGCACTGGTGGATCCCTCGAGTCCCCGAATTTCAAGCATTTGCTCCCTCACTTGATATCCGTATTTCGACATTAACCGGCCCTTTCGATATCGAACAAGAAGGTGTCGATATTGCCCTCGTACATGGCAAGCCAAACGAATGGGAACAATATTACAGCGAAAAGCTCGGCGACGATGAACTAGTCTTGGTGTGCAGCCCTGCTCTATTGAAAAACCAGACCGGATTAAACGTCCAGCAACTTGTGAAACAAAACCCAACCATTGGTGCGTTTAACCCAAGACGACAGCATGACTGGCAGGTGTGGTGTGATCATTATCAAATACCAATGCCGACGTTCCACAGTAACTTGACGTTCGATGTCTCGATTCAAGCCGTGCAAGCTGCAATTCGTTCGCTTGGTGTTTTAGTCACTCACCGCTTGTTTGTGAAAGATGACATCAACCATGGGATGCTTGTGGAGTTGGGCGAACCCGTCGCTAACCCACACCAAGATTTCTATTTTGTTTGCCCAAAAAACAAATTAAAACAAGAAAGTGTGCTAAAACTGAGAACATGGTTGAGGCATGAATTCACACGCTCAGAGACATCACTGAGCGATGTTATTCAAGAGTAAGACCAAACTATCAATCCATACAGCGAGTAACAGCTCATCAAGCTTACAAGAGGCCATTATGATTATTACCACCACTCAATCTGTTGAAGGCAAACGCATTGTCGATTACAAAGGGGTTATCGCCGGAGAAGCCATTCTAGGGGTGAATGTTTTCAAAGATATGTTTTCAGGAATTCGTGACTTTGTGGGTGGACGTTCTGGCACC harbors:
- a CDS encoding DMT family transporter → MSDITKATTFMLLSTFSLSLSGLMAKYLSEVMPVSLLSFVRFLLPSLFLFLFLMFYKITKPSLDMWKPLVMRAIFMVACQWCFLTSLQTLTLVEGVVLFSTGPLFIPLLEKLIFGTKIHTTTIACLAITFFGVVMMAGDWSQFEFGSEFFRPALLLGLLAGVFNSGSQVSLYRASKTSLTPAELNAWTFLVAAILVIPMLVLTSVSAVPDVFKGDSVYGALTTLLSFDDLRWIGLGAFGLALFTINTQIFRSKAYKLADSGSQLAPLIFTNMLFSALWQGLFFDDVFSTQQIIGINLIVVASITNTLLAKRHSKAKAKQTPRVTVAVATVVDVAVLDSAAKS
- a CDS encoding LysR substrate-binding domain-containing protein, with product MKKLVPLKSVYAFIAVAETGSMTDAARVLYVSHSAVSQAIKSLEQLVNKPLFQRVGRRVVLNAAGKRYYRKVAPALEQVIEATEELARTPNDHRITLNMVNSLAMHWWIPRVPEFQAFAPSLDIRISTLTGPFDIEQEGVDIALVHGKPNEWEQYYSEKLGDDELVLVCSPALLKNQTGLNVQQLVKQNPTIGAFNPRRQHDWQVWCDHYQIPMPTFHSNLTFDVSIQAVQAAIRSLGVLVTHRLFVKDDINHGMLVELGEPVANPHQDFYFVCPKNKLKQESVLKLRTWLRHEFTRSETSLSDVIQE
- a CDS encoding HD domain-containing phosphohydrolase, coding for MRRRRYPLSIHITSLFLILTTLVGTVLISISYRHSQELLLGTVREVSNEHRDKLESVFKQAIAPVITTLNVMAVSPFVAHQTSSVEKESWLASVDIIFKQNTNLVALFYGSEDGDFRIFRPLSSIKQRADNNAPAKATMMVSSTNLDGENFITFLDGAHQVISTRQAESKFNPTTRPWFRNAKPDGSIQLSEPYLFYFLQTNGITLSRRSLDGKHVVGADFTLKSLSSQISELAYSPQTRLALFDQHFNLLGQHQLDLSIPKLTSQPNDTSKTEKTNNQTTGKLSGSEQDQSFFNVPKREQMEALKASVIAPLISDEEKLNLNLKNVEYNLNTWALTLTPVELTQNVTLYLAEATPHNELLSDLISMRDKQVAVAIGMLFICFAIVWFVANRLSQPLNTLMQLTDNIARFDFRRTHYPKSMIQEVANLAHSIELMEHTLHDLITLLRDTAGNQEFSILAKNIAHQSYLITKAETIVLFTQSKEKDVFDTAANLAILPFKADINDFIKHTPWLLCQLKSGETIHLNREDNVLNYYQDSIFNSDLYLFPLLNREKLLVGIVAIGYERPITKMQADKHAFLRELLSFAEIAKDNIDQMQQQKDMLNAFIELIASAIDTKSPYTGGHCQRVPELTKWLTQATIDDDRYYPQFSLDSKQWEELMLAAWLHDCGKVTTPEYVVDKATKLETIYDRIHEVRMRFELLKQQAETDYWKAIANGALQEDQLKILEQSLSELDEEFAFVAECNLGGESMTDEQLERLDRIAKRQWKRTLDDQLGLSWSEKERFNAQQDTTEKSEAEPARKDQILPVMEPLLSDKPEHKIPWDNGFSPADVWQEAFVLKPGEVKYNQGELHNLKVRRGTLNDEERFMINDHIIQTFTMLNKLPYPSYLQNIPDIASGHHERIDGKGYPRGLSEDQLPLPSRAMAIADVFEALTSSDRPYKKGKLLSESLNIMTDMATSGHIDPKLYLLFLENKIYDKYAERFLETKQRCEIEPNEHIDRVKEYIRSLF